In the Candidatus Rokuibacteriota bacterium genome, CTCTCGCCGCCGGTCGCCATGGCCGCGTACTATCTCAAGGCGGTGGCGCCACAGTGGGAGCTGATGCACATCTACCGGGGAATGTTCGACTTCATGGTCCTCCAGGTCATCGGTCTCGCGATCGTCTTCTTCTTCCCCGAGACCGCGCTCTGGCTCCCGAACCTGCTCTACAAGTAACGCGGTCCCGCCGGTTCCTCCCGCTCGCCTGACGCCAGAAGGACCTCCTCGGTCGCCCTGGCCTCTAACGCGGCCGGCGAGGCGCCGTCTCCGCTCGAAAAACCGCTTGACAACCCCCTGAATCTAGTGATACTCCGGGCGGCAAAGGGAAACCCGGAGCAGTCGGTGACCCTTCCCCATCCTCCAGCGCTACCGAGGGCCTTACTTGCCGAAGAAGGCGCGCCTTCCACGGAGTTGCCCCGCTGGCCTGCCGGTGGCGCCACGGGCGGCGCGCGGGAGTTGCGCCAGACTGACCGGTGCGCGGATTCGAACTGAGGAGGTCGAGGCATGAACACACTCAGCGAGAAGCCGATTCACGATCGCGTAACCCGGCGTGACTTTCTCAGGACTGCCGGCGTGGGCGTAGCTGGGGCGTCACTGGGCACGATGCTGGCGGCAAGGCAGGCCCCGGCGCAGCTCAGAGGGACCAGCCTACGCATCCTCCAGTGGAGCCACTTCGTCCCCGCCTATGACGCCTGGTTCGACAAGTCCGCCAAGGAGTGGGGGGAGAAGAATGGGGTCAGGGTGCGCGTGGACCACATCCCGCACCTCGAGGTGCCAGCGCGGATCGCCGCCGAGTTCGCAGCCGGCGCGGGCCACGACCTCATCGAATTTGCCGGCCTGATCCTCACGGGCCTGTACTACAAGAGCCTGGTGGACCTGACCGACCTCTCAGAGCGCATCGGGAAGAAGTGGGGCGGCTGGATCCCCGCGGCAGGCCCGATCTCCACCGTCGAGGGCCGGTCGTACGCGATCCCGAACTTCTACATCCTGATCCCGCTGCTCTGGCGGAAGGACCTCTTCGAGAAGCACAACCTGCGGCC is a window encoding:
- a CDS encoding TRAP transporter large permease subunit, with product WPLEWPAIVLIFIPIFLPVVIELKFDLVWFGILVAVNLQTAFLSPPVAMAAYYLKAVAPQWELMHIYRGMFDFMVLQVIGLAIVFFFPETALWLPNLLYK